A genome region from Populus alba chromosome 3, ASM523922v2, whole genome shotgun sequence includes the following:
- the LOC118035433 gene encoding LEAF RUST 10 DISEASE-RESISTANCEUS RECEPTOR-LIKE PROTEIN KINASE-like 2.4 isoform X1: protein MLSGISKHLFGAYPALLLLVILAGHQSCGARKNSTVDCAPSSCGNIHNISFPFRLSTDPNSCGNKNYELACENNHPALYLKKKTVKYYVQAIHYSNFTIRLVDADVQKDDCFSIPHHSLIIDPLDNSGLVDYLPYNLGMSGYDISYFVSFIFISCPKPISPPDYSVDASSCKNGSTLFNSHNMEGYSSYVFFGCSLGDIPDSCRVNLMYDAPSTFQPKNWTNISCIEVRDIILQGFDLSWSGACCDFLKENPCKLDEADIRRYCGLSATPIQIAMDILANRILNYFVVDIWQLRRYFPAGSLIFYGSSGPLEFKFYKNGKYISKTISSYALSILIILLITLLITLLVFIGIYHTLLFICGLPCLITLLVYKWRRRHLSMYCKIEEFLQSHDHNLTLIRYSYSEIKKITHGFNDKLGEGGYSSVYKGKLRSGRFAAVKILRKEKGNGQEFINEVATIGRIHHCNVVQLIGFTVEGSKRALIYEFMPNGSLEKYIFSRQGTIPLSNQKIYEISLGVARGIEYLHQGCDMQILHFDIKPHNILLDENFTPKVSDFGLAKLYPTNNSIVSLTMARGTIGYMAPELFYKSIGGVSYKADVYSFGMLLMEMVGRRKNLNALADHSSQMYFPSWVYDQVNEGKDILEDQATEQEKNTIKKMTIVALWCIQLKPIDRPSMHRVVQMLEADIKSLQMPPKPFLVPQQTSNDDRINMANPTSLRDSSNVCSVDSSYQFGR from the exons ATGTTGAGTGGAATATCAAAGCACCTTTTCGGTGCATACCCAGCCCTTCTTCTTCTAGTCATCCTAGCCGGCCACCAGAGTTGCGGTGCTAGAAAGAACAGTACTGTTGACTGTGCTCCATCTTCTTGTGGCAACATCCATAATATTAGCTTCCCTTTTCGACTAAGTACCGATCCCAATAGCTGCGGCAACAAAAATTATGAACTTGCTTGTGAAAACAACCACCCAGCTTTATACTTGAAGAAGAAGACGGTAAAATATTACGTTCAGGCAATCCATTACAGCAACTTCACGATTCGACTTGTGGATGCTGATGTTCAGAAGGATGATTGCTTCTCTATCCCTCATCATTCTTTAATCATAGATCCCTTAGACAACAGTGGACTTGTGGATTATCTTCCATATAATCTTGGCATGTCCGGTTACGATATTTCGTACTttgtaagttttatttttataagttgcCCAAAACCAATAAGTCCTCCAGATTATAGTGTGGATGCTTCTTCATGCAAAAATGGTAGTACTCTTTTTAATTCCCACAATATGGAGGGTTATTCCAGCTATGTCTTCTTTGGTTGTTCCTTGGGGGACATACCGGACTCATGCCGTGTAAATTTGATGTATGACGCGCCTTCCACTTTTCAGCCGAAAAATTGGACCAATATTTCCTGTATAGAAGTCCGCGATATTATTCTACAAGGGTTTGATCTTTCATGGTCTGGGGCCTGTTGTGATTTTCTGAAAGAGAACCCCTGCAAACTTGATGAAGCCGACATAAGAAGGTATTGCG GATTAAGCGCTACTCCAATCCAAATTGCAATGG ATATTCTGGCTAATCGTATACTGAATTACTTTG TCGTCGATATATGGCAGCTAAGGAGGTATTTCCCAG cTGGCAGCTTGATATTTTATGGAAGCTCGG GGCCATtggaattcaaattttataaaaacg GAAAGTATATCTCGAAGACCATCTCTTCATATGCACTAAGCATTCTCATAATTTTGCTCATTACATTGCTCATTACACTACTTGTGTTCATCG GGATATATCATACATTATTATTCATTTGTGGGCTTCCATGTCTCATAACCTTATTGGTCTATAAATGGCGAAGAAGGCATTTATCAATGTATTGTAAGATTGAAGAATTCTTGCAAAGTCATGATCATAATCTCACGCTTATAAGGTACTCTTACTCGGAGATTAAGAAGATAACTCACGGATTCAATGACAAGTTAGGTGAAGGAGGTTATAGTTCGGTGTACAAAGGAAAGCTTCGTAGTGGCCGTTTTGCAGCTGTAAAAATTTTACGCAAAGAAAAAGGTAATGGGCAAGAATTTATCAATGAAGTTGCAACCATTGGAAGAATTCACCATTGCAATGTGGTGCAGCTCATAGGCTTTACTGTTGAGGGCTCAAAGCGTGCCCTTATATATGAGTTCATGCCTAATGGATCTcttgaaaagtatattttttctaGGCAAGGTACCATACCGCTAAGCAAccagaaaatatatgaaatttctCTTGGGGTGGCTCGTGGCATTGAATATCTACATCAAGGTTGTGACATGCAGATTTTGCATTTTGACATCAAGCCTCACAACATTCTTCTCGATGAAAATTTCACTCCAAAAGTCTCAGATTTCGGACTTGCAAAATTGTATCCAACTAATAATAGCATTGTGTCCCTTACTATGGCTAGAGGAACGATAGGATACATGGCTCCTGAGTTATTTTACAAAAGTATCGGAGGCGTCTCTTACAAAGCTGATGTCTATAGTTTTGGGATGTTGTTGATGGAAATGGTTGGTAGAAGAAAAAATCTGAATGCATTGGCAGATCATTCAAGTCAGATGTACTTCCCTTCATGGGTTTATGACCAGGTTAATGAAGGAAAGGATATACTTGAAGATCAAGCGACAGAGCAGGAaaagaacacaataaaaaagatgactATAGTGGCATTATGGTGCATACAATTGAAGCCTATTGATCGTCCATCGATGCATAGAGTTGTACAGATGCTTGAAGCAGATATTAAATCTTTACAAATGCCTCCTAAGCCTTTTCTCGTTCCACAACAGACATCAAATGATGATAGGATCAATATGGCTAATCCAACAAGTTTAAGAGATTCGTCGAATGTTTGTAGCGTTGATTCTTCATATCAATTTGGTCGTTGA
- the LOC118035433 gene encoding LEAF RUST 10 DISEASE-RESISTANCEUS RECEPTOR-LIKE PROTEIN KINASE-like 2.4 isoform X2 translates to MLSGISKHLFGAYPALLLLVILAGHQSCGARKNSTVDCAPSSCGNIHNISFPFRLSTDPNSCGNKNYELACENNHPALYLKKKTVKYYVQAIHYSNFTIRLVDADVQKDDCFSIPHHSLIIDPLDNSGLVDYLPYNLGMSGYDISYFVSFIFISCPKPISPPDYSVDASSCKNGSTLFNSHNMEGYSSYVFFGCSLGDIPDSCRVNLMYDAPSTFQPKNWTNISCIEVRDIILQGFDLSWSGACCDFLKENPCKLDEADIRRYCDILANRILNYFVVDIWQLRRYFPAGSLIFYGSSGPLEFKFYKNGKYISKTISSYALSILIILLITLLITLLVFIGIYHTLLFICGLPCLITLLVYKWRRRHLSMYCKIEEFLQSHDHNLTLIRYSYSEIKKITHGFNDKLGEGGYSSVYKGKLRSGRFAAVKILRKEKGNGQEFINEVATIGRIHHCNVVQLIGFTVEGSKRALIYEFMPNGSLEKYIFSRQGTIPLSNQKIYEISLGVARGIEYLHQGCDMQILHFDIKPHNILLDENFTPKVSDFGLAKLYPTNNSIVSLTMARGTIGYMAPELFYKSIGGVSYKADVYSFGMLLMEMVGRRKNLNALADHSSQMYFPSWVYDQVNEGKDILEDQATEQEKNTIKKMTIVALWCIQLKPIDRPSMHRVVQMLEADIKSLQMPPKPFLVPQQTSNDDRINMANPTSLRDSSNVCSVDSSYQFGR, encoded by the exons ATGTTGAGTGGAATATCAAAGCACCTTTTCGGTGCATACCCAGCCCTTCTTCTTCTAGTCATCCTAGCCGGCCACCAGAGTTGCGGTGCTAGAAAGAACAGTACTGTTGACTGTGCTCCATCTTCTTGTGGCAACATCCATAATATTAGCTTCCCTTTTCGACTAAGTACCGATCCCAATAGCTGCGGCAACAAAAATTATGAACTTGCTTGTGAAAACAACCACCCAGCTTTATACTTGAAGAAGAAGACGGTAAAATATTACGTTCAGGCAATCCATTACAGCAACTTCACGATTCGACTTGTGGATGCTGATGTTCAGAAGGATGATTGCTTCTCTATCCCTCATCATTCTTTAATCATAGATCCCTTAGACAACAGTGGACTTGTGGATTATCTTCCATATAATCTTGGCATGTCCGGTTACGATATTTCGTACTttgtaagttttatttttataagttgcCCAAAACCAATAAGTCCTCCAGATTATAGTGTGGATGCTTCTTCATGCAAAAATGGTAGTACTCTTTTTAATTCCCACAATATGGAGGGTTATTCCAGCTATGTCTTCTTTGGTTGTTCCTTGGGGGACATACCGGACTCATGCCGTGTAAATTTGATGTATGACGCGCCTTCCACTTTTCAGCCGAAAAATTGGACCAATATTTCCTGTATAGAAGTCCGCGATATTATTCTACAAGGGTTTGATCTTTCATGGTCTGGGGCCTGTTGTGATTTTCTGAAAGAGAACCCCTGCAAACTTGATGAAGCCGACATAAGAAGGTATTGCG ATATTCTGGCTAATCGTATACTGAATTACTTTG TCGTCGATATATGGCAGCTAAGGAGGTATTTCCCAG cTGGCAGCTTGATATTTTATGGAAGCTCGG GGCCATtggaattcaaattttataaaaacg GAAAGTATATCTCGAAGACCATCTCTTCATATGCACTAAGCATTCTCATAATTTTGCTCATTACATTGCTCATTACACTACTTGTGTTCATCG GGATATATCATACATTATTATTCATTTGTGGGCTTCCATGTCTCATAACCTTATTGGTCTATAAATGGCGAAGAAGGCATTTATCAATGTATTGTAAGATTGAAGAATTCTTGCAAAGTCATGATCATAATCTCACGCTTATAAGGTACTCTTACTCGGAGATTAAGAAGATAACTCACGGATTCAATGACAAGTTAGGTGAAGGAGGTTATAGTTCGGTGTACAAAGGAAAGCTTCGTAGTGGCCGTTTTGCAGCTGTAAAAATTTTACGCAAAGAAAAAGGTAATGGGCAAGAATTTATCAATGAAGTTGCAACCATTGGAAGAATTCACCATTGCAATGTGGTGCAGCTCATAGGCTTTACTGTTGAGGGCTCAAAGCGTGCCCTTATATATGAGTTCATGCCTAATGGATCTcttgaaaagtatattttttctaGGCAAGGTACCATACCGCTAAGCAAccagaaaatatatgaaatttctCTTGGGGTGGCTCGTGGCATTGAATATCTACATCAAGGTTGTGACATGCAGATTTTGCATTTTGACATCAAGCCTCACAACATTCTTCTCGATGAAAATTTCACTCCAAAAGTCTCAGATTTCGGACTTGCAAAATTGTATCCAACTAATAATAGCATTGTGTCCCTTACTATGGCTAGAGGAACGATAGGATACATGGCTCCTGAGTTATTTTACAAAAGTATCGGAGGCGTCTCTTACAAAGCTGATGTCTATAGTTTTGGGATGTTGTTGATGGAAATGGTTGGTAGAAGAAAAAATCTGAATGCATTGGCAGATCATTCAAGTCAGATGTACTTCCCTTCATGGGTTTATGACCAGGTTAATGAAGGAAAGGATATACTTGAAGATCAAGCGACAGAGCAGGAaaagaacacaataaaaaagatgactATAGTGGCATTATGGTGCATACAATTGAAGCCTATTGATCGTCCATCGATGCATAGAGTTGTACAGATGCTTGAAGCAGATATTAAATCTTTACAAATGCCTCCTAAGCCTTTTCTCGTTCCACAACAGACATCAAATGATGATAGGATCAATATGGCTAATCCAACAAGTTTAAGAGATTCGTCGAATGTTTGTAGCGTTGATTCTTCATATCAATTTGGTCGTTGA
- the LOC118035408 gene encoding cytochrome P450 81E8, which yields MIPSFYLDKQLEDDKEYGLSLFNPNPDGCNEWLDSKETGLVVYVSFGSMAALGEEQMAEIAWGLKRSACCFLWVVRESERKKLPSNFVEESSKKSLLVTWSPQLEVLAHKSVVGCFMTHCGWNSTLEALSLGVPMVNQQMQSRRNSEKWMKLAKTAVDEGGSSEKNITEFAAELARKFHETKDSRKRNQGKMISNLPPSPFALPIIGHLHLLKQPIQRTLHSLSEKHGPIFSLKLGSRLAVVISSPSAVEECFTKNDIVLANRPHFSVSKYLNYNNTTMGTVEYGDHWRNLRRINALEIFSSPRLTSLFSIRREEVMVLLRRLHGVSKHGNYAKVELRSMLLDLTSNIIMRMVAGKRYYGVDVKEIDEARIFREILEELFAYISMINVGDLIPMLQWVDITGHLKKLDRLSKKMDVFLQGLVDEHRDDRDRNTMINRFLALQEEQPEYYTDDIIKGHVG from the exons ATGATCCCATCATTTTACTTGGACAAGCAGCTGGAGGACGATAAAGAGTACGGTCTCAGCCTCTTCAATCCCAATCCGGACGGGTGCAATGAGTGGCTAGATTCAAAGGAAACTGGCTTAGTGGTTTATGTGTCATTTGGAAGCATGGCTGCACTTGGAGAGGAGCAAATGGCAGAAATTGCTTGGGGCCTAAAGAGGAGTGCCTGCTGCTTCCTGTGGGTAGTCAGAGAATCGGAAAGGAAAAAACTTCCAAGCAACTTTGTGGAGGAGTCATCAAAGAAATCTCTGCTTGTGACCTGGAGCCCGCAGCTAGAGGTTCTGGCTCACAAGTCCGTCGTTGGTTGCTTCATGACTCATTGTGGGTGGAACTCAACACTCGAGGCGTTGAGCTTAGGAGTGCCAATGGTTAACCAACAAATGCAAA GTAGAAGGAACTCTGAGAAATGGATGAAACTGGCCAAAACAGCAGTGGATGAAGGCGGAAGCTCTGAAAAGAATATTACGGAATTTGCAGCAGAACTTGCAAGGAAGTTCCATGAAACCAAAGATTCAAGG AAAAGAAATCAAGGCAAGATGATCAGTAATCTCCCACCAAGCCCTTTTGCTCTTCCAATTATAGGCCATCTCCATCTCCTCAAACAACCTATCCAGCGAACACTCCACTCCCTCTCAGAAAAACACGGTCCCATATTCTCTCTCAAACTCGGTTCCCGCCTTGCCGTTGTCATATCTTCACCATCGGCCGTGGAAGAATGTTTCACCAAGAACGATATTGTCTTGGCCAACCGTCCTCACTTTTCGGTCAGCAAGTACTTAAACTACAACAACACCACCATGGGCACAGTCGAATACGGCGACCATTGGCGCAACCTCCGCCGCATAAACGCTCTTGAAATCTTCTCCTCTCCACGCCTCACTTCCTTGTTTAGCATCCGAAGAGAGGAAGTCATGGTCTTACTGCGTAGACTTCACGGTGTTTCCAAGCATGGTAACTATGCTAAGGTAGAGTTGAGATCCATGCTCTTGGACCTGACGAGTAATATTATAATGAGAATGGTTGCGGGAAAGAGGTATTATGGCGTAGATGTTAAGGAAATCGACGAGGCCAGGATTTTTAGGGAGATCTTGGAAGAGTTGTTTGCATATATTTCCATGATAAATGTGGGGGATCTGATTCCAATGTTGCAGTGGGTTGATATTACAGGCCACTTGAAGAAGTTGGATAGACTAAGTAAGAAGATGGATGTGTTCTTACAAGGACTGGTTGATGAGCATCGAGATGACAGGGACAGAAACACTATGATAAACCGGTTTCTCGCTTTGCAAGAAGAACAGCCTGAATACTACA